The genomic interval GCAAGACGAAAGAGGGTGGCAAAAAGGAGAAGAGACGGAAAAACTGAAAACTGCAGGGGGTTCGTGATGTAGGTCGTCACAAGGAGGGTCATAACCGAGAGGGTGATGTTGCAGCTCAGGAGGAAATCGACCAGAGCCGG from Candidatus Caldatribacterium sp. carries:
- a CDS encoding FHIPEP family type III secretion protein; this translates as MREALGRVLERGARSSDFLFAFLFILIVLMMVVPLPPALVDFLLSCNITLSVMTLLVTTYITNPLQFSVFPSLLLFATLFRLA